The following are encoded together in the Cicer arietinum cultivar CDC Frontier isolate Library 1 chromosome 2, Cicar.CDCFrontier_v2.0, whole genome shotgun sequence genome:
- the LOC101505069 gene encoding serine/threonine-protein kinase 54 isoform X2, translating to MKKSESGGYVRADQIDLKSLDEQLQRHLSRAWTMEKKNKEKEDESEVEGRCSNTTTNHRQEWEIDPSKLLIKTVIARGTFGTVHRGVYDGQDVAVKLLDWGEEGHRSDAEIASLRAAFTQEVAVWHKLDHPNVTKFIGATMGTSDLQIQTETGHIGMPSNLCCVVVEYCPGGALKSYLIKNRRRKLAFKVVVQLALDLARGLSYLHMKKIVHRDVKTENMLLDKTRTLKIADFGVARIEASNPHDMTGETGTLGYMAPEVLNGSAYNRKCDVYSFGICLWEIYCCDMPYPDLSFSEVTSAVVRQVLIIYMLKHMKLWLITIKFMINTNTMIETSYIYRSNGTNCRI from the exons ATGAAGAAGAGTGAGAGTGGTGGTTATGTGAGAGCAGATCAAATAGATCTGAAGAGTTTGGATGAACAATTACAGAGGCATCTTAGTAGAGCATGGACTATGGAGAAGAAgaataaagagaaagaagatgAAAGTGAAGTTGAAGGAAGGTGTTCTAATACTACAACAAATCATAGACAAGAATGGGAGATTGATCCTTCAAAACTTTTAATCAAAACTGTCATTGCTCGTGGCACTTTTGGCACTGTTCATCGTGGTGTTTATGATGGTCAAGATGTTGCTG TTAAGCTCCTTGATTGGGGTGAAGAAGGTCATAGATCAGATGCTGAAATAGCTTCATTGAGAGCAGCTTTTACACAAGAAGTTGCTGTTTGGCACAAACTTGACCATCCTAATGTAACCAAG TTTATTGGTGCAACAATGGGAACATCAGACCTACAGATACAAACAGAAACTGGTCATATAGGAATGCCAAGTAATctttgttgtgttgttgttgaGTATTGTCCTGGTGGTGCTTTGAAGTCATATCTAATTAAAAACAGAAGAAGGAAGCTGGCTTTTAAAGTTGTTGTTCAACTAGCTCTTGACCTTGCAAGAGG gTTGAGTTATCTCCACATGAAGAAGATTGTCCATAGAGATGTTAAAACAGAAAATATGCTTCTGGACAAGACGCGAACTTTGAAGATAGCTGATTTCGGAGTAGCTCGTATCGAGGCTTCAAATCCTCACGACATGACTGGTGAAACTGGAACCCTTGGTTACATGGCTCCTGAG GTTCTAAATGGTAGTGCATACAATAGAAAATGTGATGTGTATAGTTTTGGCATATGCTTATGGGAGATATACTGCTGTGACATGCCATATCCTGACCTTAGTTTCTCAGAAGTTACATCAGCTGTTGTAAGACAG GTGCTCATAATCTACATGTTGAAACACATGAAGCTGTGGTTAATAACTATCAAATTCATGATTAATACAAATACAATGATTGAAACTAGCTACATTTACCGTTCGAATGGAACTAACTGCAGAATCTAA
- the LOC101505069 gene encoding serine/threonine-protein kinase 54 isoform X1, which translates to MKKSESGGYVRADQIDLKSLDEQLQRHLSRAWTMEKKNKEKEDESEVEGRCSNTTTNHRQEWEIDPSKLLIKTVIARGTFGTVHRGVYDGQDVAVKLLDWGEEGHRSDAEIASLRAAFTQEVAVWHKLDHPNVTKFIGATMGTSDLQIQTETGHIGMPSNLCCVVVEYCPGGALKSYLIKNRRRKLAFKVVVQLALDLARGLSYLHMKKIVHRDVKTENMLLDKTRTLKIADFGVARIEASNPHDMTGETGTLGYMAPEVLNGSAYNRKCDVYSFGICLWEIYCCDMPYPDLSFSEVTSAVVRQNLRPEIPRCCPSSLANVMKRCWDANPDKRPEMDEVVTMLEAIDTSKGGGMIPLDQPQSCLCFRRYRGP; encoded by the exons ATGAAGAAGAGTGAGAGTGGTGGTTATGTGAGAGCAGATCAAATAGATCTGAAGAGTTTGGATGAACAATTACAGAGGCATCTTAGTAGAGCATGGACTATGGAGAAGAAgaataaagagaaagaagatgAAAGTGAAGTTGAAGGAAGGTGTTCTAATACTACAACAAATCATAGACAAGAATGGGAGATTGATCCTTCAAAACTTTTAATCAAAACTGTCATTGCTCGTGGCACTTTTGGCACTGTTCATCGTGGTGTTTATGATGGTCAAGATGTTGCTG TTAAGCTCCTTGATTGGGGTGAAGAAGGTCATAGATCAGATGCTGAAATAGCTTCATTGAGAGCAGCTTTTACACAAGAAGTTGCTGTTTGGCACAAACTTGACCATCCTAATGTAACCAAG TTTATTGGTGCAACAATGGGAACATCAGACCTACAGATACAAACAGAAACTGGTCATATAGGAATGCCAAGTAATctttgttgtgttgttgttgaGTATTGTCCTGGTGGTGCTTTGAAGTCATATCTAATTAAAAACAGAAGAAGGAAGCTGGCTTTTAAAGTTGTTGTTCAACTAGCTCTTGACCTTGCAAGAGG gTTGAGTTATCTCCACATGAAGAAGATTGTCCATAGAGATGTTAAAACAGAAAATATGCTTCTGGACAAGACGCGAACTTTGAAGATAGCTGATTTCGGAGTAGCTCGTATCGAGGCTTCAAATCCTCACGACATGACTGGTGAAACTGGAACCCTTGGTTACATGGCTCCTGAG GTTCTAAATGGTAGTGCATACAATAGAAAATGTGATGTGTATAGTTTTGGCATATGCTTATGGGAGATATACTGCTGTGACATGCCATATCCTGACCTTAGTTTCTCAGAAGTTACATCAGCTGTTGTAAGACAG AATCTAAGGCCAGAGATTCCGCGATGTTGTCCAAGTTCTCTAGCAAATGTGATGAAAAGATGTTGGGATGCTAATCCTGATAAGAGGCCCGAAATGGATGAAGTTGTCACCATGTTGGAAGCTATTGACACTTCAAAGGGTGGAGGTATGATCCCTCTAGATCAACCTCAAAGTTGTTTATGTTTCCGCCGGTATCGAGGACCTTGA